The segment AGACAAAATCAGTTATCCGATTAATTCAACCTGTCGCAATTGCGGCGATCGCGGTTTCCGAGAGAGAGGGGCCGCCATTCTGGTAATTTGTTCAATAAACCAAGGGGCAAACCGTTGACACCACACGGCTAAATGACTTTCCCATCCCACTAAAATCTCTGGGGTGTCTTTTTGTAGTCCTTTAACTAGGGTTTGGGCGACTTTTTTCGGGGAAACGGGTTGCATAAAGCGAAACCAGTCTAAATCTCTTACCATGTCCGTATCGGTGAGAGATGGCAGTAAGGCGACAACACGGACATTATAAGGGGCTAATTCTCCCCGTAAGGCTTGGCTAAAGCCTAAAAGGGCGAATTTAGTCGCAGAATAGGTGGCCATGGTGGGGGCGGCAATTTTCCCCATTAAACTCGACACATTAACGATAGTTCCTTCTTTTTGCTTAGCCATGCGTCTTGCGACTAAGCGGGTAATGTTGTAGGTTCCCATTAAATTGACGGAGAGTTCGTCTTTCATTTGGGATAAGTTGGCATGGAGGAAGGAGGTTTGATGGGCAACTCCGGCACAGTTAACGAGGAGATGAATGGGCCCATATTCTCGCCAAGCTTGAGCGATCGCCGTACTCACTGCTACGGGTTGGGTAATATCTAAGGGCAGAATGATCACTTCTACTCCCATCGCTTCAATATCGGCGGCGACATCAGCTAGTTTGCTGCCGTTGCGGGCCACTAATAACAGGCGGTTAATGCCTTGCTGGGCTAATTCTAGGGCGATCGCACGCCCAATTCCACGAGAAGCTCCAGTAACTAGGGCGGTTTTTCCTAACAATTTCACGTTGAAGACCTCCTTTTTCAAGGTTTCATGGTGCTAAGCTGCATAATGATTGCATCCTTAACACTTGATTTGGACAGAATAGAGAAAAATTTAGGGCAGAAAACAGAAGGTTGACTTCAGTCAGAATAAAGGGTTTTTCAGGATTTTCAGCTAAATTCGGACAGATCCCTCAATCTGCTTGAACCCAGAGCGGTCTAAGGTGGCTTAGCTTGTTTCGCCACAGACTTTAACCGGCTGGTTATTTAACTGTTAAGTTTGGTATTGGCCATCAAGTCTCTTTCCCCGATTCGACCTGTAGGAAAGAACTACCCTTGAATGTAGCCAGTTGAAAACCTCGTTTATTCTTTCATTCGTCTTGTATCTAAAATTCTGTAATTATTCGGCAGATAGCACGACTTTAGAGACTAAGTATTGGTTATTGTAGGGCATTGACAGTACGTCTCCTTAATACGAGAGTTGACTAAGCCGACCTCACTATACATAGCTTACCACCTAATTCAAAAATTGGCAACAAATCTTCATACTCCCCGCCCTGACTGACCTTTTGCTGTTTCTGGGTTGACAAAACTTAATCTTGTCTGTTAATTTAAACATAGTCGTTATGACTTTACTTAAGGTAAAGTAAAAACTATGGTCAAATTTGCTGCCATCAATGGGAGTTTACGCCCCAACTCTTATAGTGCCAAAGCCATTCAAGTAGCCATTACTAGAGTAGAAGCATTAGGGGGAGAAGTTGAATTTCTGGATTTACGGGAAATAAATCTACCCTTTTGTGATGGAGGGAAGGAATATCCCGAATATCCTGATGTAGAGAAATTGCGTCAAACCGTCAAAGCTGCTGACGGATTAATTCTAGCGACCCCAGAATATCATGGCAGTGTGAGCGGGGTCATCAAGAATACCTTAGATTTGATGAGTTTTGAGGAATTATCGGGAAAAGTCACAGGTTTAATCAGTGTGTTAGGGGGACAACCGAATAGTAATGCCCTCAATGACTTAAGAGTAATTATGCGCTGGGTACATGGTTGGGTAATTCCCGAACAAATTGCCATTGGCCAAGCGTGGCAAGCGTTTAATGAAGAAGGGAAGCTATTGGATGAAAAATTATCAGAACGGTTTGATCATTTTGCCATGAGTTTAGTGGAAAATACTAGAAAGCTAAGATCTTGAAAAAAGCGATGAAAAGCCATCAAATTTCTTCCCCTGTTGCTCTAACTATTGCGGGATCAGATAGTGGTGGAGGTGCGGGAATTCAGGCCGACTTACGAACTTTCGCCTTTCATCAAGTTCATGGAACGAGTGCGATCGCCTGTGTCACTGCTCAAAATACCCTTGGTGTCACTCAAGTCCTTGTCCTGAGTGTCGAGATGGTTAAGGCGCAAATTGAAGCCGTTATGGTCGATATTGGGGCGCAGGGGGTAAAAACGGGGATGCTGTTCAATTCAGAAATTATCAAAACGGTAGCGCAAGCAGTCTCAAACTGGTCAATTCAACAATTAGTTGTTGATCCGGTGATGGTATCTCGAACAGGGGCTAAATTATTAGATGATCAGGCGATCGCCGCTTTAAAAGATGAGTTGATCCCCAAAGCTTTAATTGTCACACCTAACCGCTATGAAGCCCAAATATTGAGTGGTTTAACGATTAATACCCTAGATGATATGAAAAAAGCGGCTGAAATAATATATCAATTAGGGGCGAAGTTTGTGTTAGTAAAAGGAGGAGGTATGACGGAAGAATTAAAGGGGGTTGATGTTTTATTTGATGGCAAAACTTGGGAAATTTTAAGCACAGAAACCATTGAAACCAAGAATAATCATGGGACAGGGTGTACCCTTTCTGCTGCGATCGCGGCTAATTTAGCATTAGGAAAAGAGCCTTATTTAGCTGTAGTTGACGCTAAAACTTATGTGACGACTGCCCTTAAATATTCTCTTGATATTGGCAAGGGAACGGGACCGGTGGGTCACTTTTTCCCCTTGTTATAATTTGATTATTAATCTCAAAATCTATTATTTATAATTCCATGACAACCACTAAACTTAAATCGAAACTAACCTTTGAGGAGTTTATTACTCAACTTCCTGATGAGGAATATCGCTATGAGTTAATTGATGGAGAAATTGTGCGAATCTTACCCACCAGACAACATGAAACCATCGCAGAATATATTACGGATTTATTCAAGGAAGAAGTTAAACGAGCCTCTTTAAATTACTGGGTTTCTGGTAGAATTGTCATTAAAACAATAACAGAAAATGGCAAAGAACAAGGTCGTCATCCTGATGTTAGTGTTGTCAATAAAACCTTGTGGGAGTCCTATCCAACTTCTTACGCAGCACTTATTGATCCCCCTCAACTTGCTGTTGAAGTAGTATCAACTAATTGGGAAGATGATTATGTTGATAAGTTTGCCGAATATCAACGATTTGGTATTGCAGAATATTGGATTGTTGATTATCTTGCAGTTGCCAGTCGTTATTATTTAGGAAATCCCAAAGAACCTACTATTTTTGTTTGTATTTTGGATGATCAAGGAACTTATAAAATGAATGCTTATCGAGGAGATGATGAGATTATTTCACCCACTTTTTCAGAGTTAAAAGTTACTGCAAAACATATTTTTTGTGCGTAAATTTTCCGGTTCTACCGAACTTGCCATGTAAAATTAATAAATGAATACAGGCTAATTTTAAGCTTGTAATTTTTAATCGTTTTACATCCTAGGTTCGGTAGAGCCAGTTTTCCTAAAAATAGCTAAATTTGAGACATATTTATTAGATGAGATGGTTGATGTGATCGGGATCACTGATTATTAATCCCTAAGAACCGAAAATAATAAAAGTCACTAATATATTAACTGGGGCGTTAATGATGTTTAATCTCGATCAACTGTTTGGGGCTGCTGACTTCGTTTCTGATGTGGCTGGTATTAAAGAAAGAAAAGCTAGATTAATTAAATTCTTTGAGTATATCGAAAATCCTGAAGCTAAAGAAGAAGCTATTTTATTGCTTAATTTAAGTTCTCATGATGAGGTGTATTAGTCTGTTAACTATGTTATAAAAATAATCCTAGACGTAACAATAATGTTGTCTAGGATTATTCTAAATCATTTTAACTTTTGCCGAATTAAATTAGTTAATAACTATCATCAGCAACCGCTTTATGTAAAGCCAACTGTAAATTAAGTTGATTTAACTGATCAGCCAAAGTTTGTCTGATCTTCAAATCAATAGTTTTTGTGGCTAAAATATCTGATGCTTTTTGTCGTGCAAAAGCACTACTCAAAAGATCTCCAGTTTCAATTTTCTGAATCAATTGATAAACTTCGCTTAAATTAATCATTGTCATACCCTCTTAACTGAAGTCCGTTTTGGTTGCTATCAAGCTTGGTTGCTGTTGACAACATCTACAAAGCTATTGCCATCTATTCCAGATTTTCGGAAAAAATGAATCAAGCCAGCAAGCAGAAAAATCGCCCTTACATCAATCTTAACAAATATTTAAAAATATAGTAAACCGGAGAAAATACAGAAAATGCAACAAATCTGGTCAGAAGTACGTCAGGCAGTTTCGACACTTTAGGGATTCTCTTAGCTATCATGATCCTAAACGATCAACCCTAGTCATCTGACTAATCTATGCTGATTTCAGCAGATTCTGATATAAACAATAACAAAGCGTAAAACAGCGAACCTATTTATATAGCTCAATATGCAAATGACCAAGACTCATCAACCCGTTAGGGGCAAACACTTATTAATTACCCTGTTTTCCCTTCCTCTGCTCGTGGGAGGAGTCTTCAGTCCCCCCGCAATGGCGAAAGATATTGAGCTACAGGTGGGAATCATACAACGATTTGGGGAAGCTGAAAAAGAAAAGATGTCCATTGCTGCTACCAATGGCGATACTTTAACGATCAAGTTTCAAGGCCCTAATGGACAGACGCAAACCCTGTCTAGCAACCAACTCACCCTCAATGTTATCAAACAGTCCTTACCCCAATCTTTACTTAAAGAATATATTGTTCTCAGCGATCATGCGACTTTTGAAACCGCAGAAGATAGTGCTAACCAATGGAAAGCGAAGGGGATAAAAGTCGAAGTTACTCAACCAGAAAGATGGCAAGTCTGGGCGAAAAGAGATGTATATGAGACCCCTTTATTACGTCGTTGGTTACTTCAAAGTCTCAAAGCCAAAGGCTTTAATCAACCTTACTTAGAATCGGCTATTTTAGCCAGCAAATCTCAAGCCAGTTTTACAGTGGCTGGTCAACAATATAGTAGTGATTATGTCGAAATTATTCCTGCTAAAAACCCGATTCAAGTGAGTCATCCCAAGGAAAAAACGCGGAGCTATGGGGGAATTTTAAAACTGCAACGTAATGCTTATGGAACCTATACATTGGTGAATGATGTTCCCTTAGAAACCTATCTTAGAGGGGTTGTTCCTCACGAAATTGGCCCCAATGCACCTGAGAATGCAGCGAAAGCACAAACCATTATTGCTCGTACCTATGCCTTACGGAATTTGCGACGGTTTAAGGCAGATAATTATGAACTTTGCGCCAATACTCACTGTCAGGTTTATTATGGTTTGAGTGAAACCAGTCCCAAGGCCGATCAAGCGATTGCAGCAACCAAAGGGTTAGTTTTAACTTACGAAAATGAGTTAGTTGATGCCCTTTATTCTTCCACTACAGGGGGAGTAACGGCGAGTTTTAGTGATGTCTGGAATGGGGATGAACGGCCTTATTTAAAAGCGGTGATTGACTCTCCCCAAAAAATTTGGGATCTCTCCCAAAAATCCTTAGCGGATGAACAAGATTTTCGGAATTTTATTGGTTTACAAAATGGATTTAATGAGACAGGGAGAAATGTTTTTCGTTGGAACAAACAAGCGACTTTAGCAAGTTTAACCAAGGATTTACAAGAATATTTAGAAAGGCGAAAACATCCCTTAGCTAATTTGAAAACGATTAAATCAATGGAGGTGACACAGAGATCTCCTTCTGGACGTATTCTGACTATGATGATAGAAACAGATAAGGGAATGTTGGACTTACATAAAAATGAAGTTCGTAGTGCTTTTGGTCCCCCAAAAAGTACCCTTTTCTATCTCGATCCCATTTATAATGGACAAAAACAATTAACAGGTTATGCCTTTGTTGGGGGTGGATTTGGCCACGGGGTTGGTATGAGTCAATTTGGGTCTTATAATTTAGCAAAATTAGGTTGGAATCCCGATAAAATTCTGGCTTTTTATTACCCAGGAACTAAAATTCAACCCCTGAATAATTCAATTGTTTTCTGGAACGAAAACGAATAAAGTAGGGGCAAACCCTCTGTGGTTTGCCCAAACATTCTTAAATACTTTGATTTAATTGCCAATTAAAGGAATCCATTCATAACTATCAACAATTCCCTGAAAATAGTCATTAATTGCTTCCCTTGAATAAGGAGTCACACCTTTTTCTTCTCCAAACCATTTTTCATAAATCGCTACTTGATCCGGTTGATCACTAACAATCCCTTCCATAAATTTCACTAAGCTATAATTAACCATTCCTCGCCAAGCAGATTCATCTTCAGGAATCATACAAGCATAAGCTTCATAAACATAGGGAAATTCTGGAACTACTTCCAAACTATTGGGATTATTATTTTCTAATCTTAATCCTTGTAAAACAATGCCATCTCCTGCCATCGCTTCAATTTCACCTTTATTAAGCTTATCTAAGCCATCATTTTTGTCTTTAATGGGGATAATTTTGGCCGCAGGTTGTTGTCGTTTAATGGCTTGTTCATTGGTAGTATTAGGAATCACGCCTATTTTTCTACCAGCTAAAGATTCAATGGTTCCTAAATCACTGCCTTTTTTCACTAAAATTTTAGTACCACTAGCAAAATAACTCACAGTAAAATCAACCGATTTATCCCGTTCCCAAGTAAATGTACTAGAGGCGCATTCAATATCAATTTCTCTATTTTTAATCTTATCAAAGCGATTTTGGGGCGTGACTTCGACTAATTTGAGTTTAATCGGTTTGCCTAATTTTTTTTCAACATCTTGGCGAATAATTTCGAGAACATCCATAGAATAACCAACCCATTGCCCTTTTTCATTAACATAGCCAAAGGGAATAGCATCTTTACGGGTTCCTGCTGTAATGACTCCCGTTTGTTGGATTTTTTCTAAAATTTTACCCGCCCAACTAGGGGGTTGATAGGTTGTTGTTAACAGTAAGGTTAATACCAATAGAACTAATTTTTTCCCCATCATTTCTTTCCTCAGCATATTTTAGTAGGATAGACTGGAAAGATGGGGACTAAGTTTCAAGTAAACACACTTTAAGCTTTATAGAGGCAATGCCCCATATTTGCCCAAAAATCAGCATAAATCAATAGATAATGGGTAAATCCTCTCTTTATTTGCTTAAGAAGCAACCACTCGACCATGATATAAGGATAAAAAGCTGGTAGCTTCTTGTTGAGTAAGGGGATGGCTTAACAAATATCCTTGCATTTCTAGACAGTCTAAATTGCGTAATAAGTCCAGTTGTTGCTGAGTTTCTACGCCTTCAGCAACGACTCGTAAATCTAAACTTTTGCCCAAGGCAATTGCAGCAGCGATAATGGCAATACTTTCAGGAGTTTCTGTTAGTTCTTTGATACAAGATTGAGCAATTTTTAGCGTTCCAAAGGGAAACTTTGGCAAATGATTAAGACAAGAATAACCACTGCCAAAATCATCCATAGATAAATGAACACCTAATTCTCTTAAGTCGTGTAAAACTTGATGGGCTATTTCTGGATTATTTAATAATAGTTTTTCCGTGATTTCTAATTCTAACCAATGGGGAGAGAGTTTGGTTTCTCCTAAAATTTGCTCAACCATTTTAACAAAATTAGGATGTTCTAATTGCCGAGGAGACAAATTAACGGAAATGGTAAAAGGGGGTAATCCAAGATCTTGCCAAGCTTTATTTTGGTAGCACGCTTGCCTTAAAATCCATTTTCCAATTCCTAGAATTAAGTCTGTTTGTTCAGCCAAAGGAATAAATCTTTGAGGATATATTTGACCTAAATTTGGATGATTCCAACGAACTAGAGCTTCAATTCCAGAAACTTCTCCTGTTTCTATTTTGATTTGAGGCTGATAGTAAAGTATTAATTCTTCTTGTTGCAATGCTTGTTGTAATATGGTTTTTGCTTTTAATAATTTAGACGCTTTAGGATCAATACTTAAATCATAAGAATTGTTGGTAATTTTTATCTCTTTTTTCTGGTTTAATAAGGCAACTTCTGCGTTTTTTAAAAGTGTTTTGGTATCTTGTCCATCTTGAGGATATATTGCCCGCCCTAAACTGTATTCTAAGTAGAGTTGATGTCCCAAAATATTCATGGGCTGATTGATATTATTCATGAGCCTTTGGATGATTTTTTCAAGATCATCTAAGTGACTAATTTTAGGGAAAAGAAGAACAAATTCATCATCTTCCCATCGAGCGACAATATCGCTGTTTCTTAGACTAGAATTTAAGCGTTTTGCTACCTCTTCTAAAACTTGATCACCCACAGGATAACCCCAATTTTTATTAATGGCTTTAAAGTGATTAATATCTAACAAAATAACTGCCATAGACGATTTAGATTTATTGGCATTTTTTAGTCCAATTGAAAGATATTCTTTAAAGAGTATACGGTTAGGTAACTTGGTGAGAGGATCTTGATATTCTTGGGCTTGTAAAGTCTCTTTAGGATTGAAACTTTCAGCAGAAACAATGTCTAAATGTGGTTCAGAAAACTTTAAATTATTCTGAGTTTCTAAAGCATTTTTTTCAAAATCAATTGTTTTTACAGTATCTAGATCAATCACCGTATTTGACAATTCATTCAGGCCATAATAAGTGGCATTTACTTCACAACCAAAGTTGATTAAATCACCACTTTTAAGCTCTTTTACCAAGCATTTATCTCCATTAACATAAACCCCATTACGGCTTTTATTTCCATCTAAATCTCCGTCAACAATCCAGTAGCAATACTCGTTAGTCATGCGATTTTTGCGCCGCATTAATGTACCATGATGACGGGATGCTTGGTAAGAATTAATGACAATTGAATTTTGGGGATGTCTGCCAATAGAATAGGTTTCTTCTTGTAAACAAATTGTTTGGCGGTATTTTCTGTCTTCAATAATGATGATATGGCGAGCTTGTTCTTGAAAATTATTCATGATATTATTTAGGTAGATTCTAGCAGAAATAAGGGAATCTCATCGATGAGATCTCGTGATAACAACAGCAACGAAGGTTAGTCGATAAGGATCTCAATTTAAGGTCAATAGGAAACAGAAAAATCTAATCTTTTCTCCCTTAATATTGTCATCAATAACAGAAAAAATATCTAATATTATGTAATTTGTTTAAGAAACATGGCATGAATTTTCGATATTTCTTCAGGATTAATAACAATAAAATAGGTTGTTTATCTAGTTCTTTTTGCTCAAAATAAGACATGATTATTGACATATATCGCTAAAAAACGGGGCAGTTGCCATACATTTAAAAAAGTTATAATTTATTATGAGTGATTATAAGTGATGTCGGTTTGATCAAAACCTCACTAATTCAGTGATCTCAGTCACTTCTCAACAAGATTAGTTAAGCATTAGAACAAAAGTGGACATAAGTCTTTAGCTAATGTCCACTTTTCAATTTCTATCGTATTGTAAGCATTCAGCCGTCAGCGTTCAGTATTCAGCTTTTGAATGAAAGCGGTAAGCATTCGTTTAATCTCAGTCACTTTCGATGATAGGGATTCATAGTTTTTGGCTTCGAGTAACTTAAGATCATATTCTCTAAAGTTTCTCAATGTAAAATCCTCCTTATCTTTGCGTTAGTTTTAAGCCGATGGCTGACGGCTGATAGCTGAATGCTTACATCGTATTTTTGTCAGTCGTTGCTGAGTTAATTCAGCCCCTAATTTAATCGCTTCTTTCAAACTGGTGGCTTTAGCAATGCCCTTTCCTGCAATATCAAAAGCGGTTCCATGATCGGGAGAAGTCCGAATAAATGGCAAGCCAATGGTTGTATTAATTGCTTGCTCGAAAGCCATTAATTTAACCGGAATTAAACCCTGATCGTGATAAAGGGCTAAGTAAGCATCGGCTGAATTATTAACTATCAAACTTGATTCAGTGCTTAATTTATCAATTTTTTGCTCATCTTTAGAAAAATTTCCATACCAAGCTTTCGCCGGATTTACCCACATGGTATCAGGGGGAACTAAGCCTATTAATTGCAGATTGGGGCGTTGTTTTTGTTCTGTTTCTAACCAAGACAATAACCAGTCTTTTTCTTCTGTTCCTAATTGTCCATTTTCCCCACTATGGGGGTTTAAACCAGCAATAACAATTTTCGGATTTTTTAGGGCAAAATCTTCTTGTAAACAGTTAATTAATAAGTCTAGTTTCAGAGACATTAAGTTCGGGGTTAAAGTTTGAGCAACTTGATTTAAAGGAATGTGAGTGGTGACTAATAAGGTGCGTAAGATCCAACCCGTATAAGGCGATCGCCCTACAAATAACATCCCAAACTTGTTAACTCCGGCCCTGTCTGCCAAGACTTCCGTTTGTCCAGGATAATTATACCCTGCGGCCTTCCAACAAGATTTGGCAATAGGGGCAGTGACAATACCTTGAAATTCCCCCTTCAGGGTGTGAGCGATCGCGGTGTCAAGATAGGCAAAACTCGCTTCCCCACTGGCTCCATTGCCTTGGCCTGGGATAATCTGAGCTTGGGTGCTAGGATCTAGAGGAATGTCTAGAATAGAAAAGGTATCGGGATCAGCCAAGGTCAACCCCATTTTCGATAATTTTTGGTAGGTTTGTAAGAGCCGCGATCGCGTGCCAATAACCGTTAAATCCCAGGTTTCTGTCAGGGTGGGATCAGCTAAAGCCTTAAGGATGATTTCTGGGCCAATTCCGGCGGGATCGCCCATTGTCAGGGCTAAATGGGGACGTTTAGGGGTGATAAGAGTGAAGGATTTCATCGGGTTATGTTGCCTGGGTGTTTTACAATACTGTAATGATGAGTTAATTTCAGTTTAGGGTTTGTAAGTATCTCCCTTTTGGGTAACTTCAATGATAGGCTGAAATCATCAAGCAATTATCTTAGTTTATTCACTCACTTAGGAGAACCAAAATGACAGCAGAAAGTATGATGTTTAATGGTGCTATTTTATTAATGGTTTTGGTACTTGTTGGTTTGGCTTGGGGATTTCTTCTCCTCAAAATTCAAGGAGGAGAAGCCGAATAACTGGCTAATCCTTGGGAGGAAGAATGTTTTTATTCTCCTCCTAATTTAACAATTGTTTTTGACATTCTAAATTTGAATCCATTGAGGGAAGTCACTGTCATGACTTCAAGTTTTAATTATGACTGATCTTACTCCTTCCATCGAATTTTTTGTCGGTATTTCTGAAGAATTAAGTAATGTGAGTTTACGCCGCAGTAAAGAAAAGGGTATTCGTAATGTTTTACTGATTTTTGAAAAGTTAAAATCCCTCGAAAAGTTTAAAAGTTATACGACACAAACCTATGGGGATTTACGGTTAATTGATAGTGAGGGAGAAATTAGTGTAAAACCTTCCTCTTTAAGAATTATTTGGGGAGGGGATGAAGGGGATGATCTCAAGCAGGTTGAATGTGGCTTTGAGATTGAACAAGACGACCATTGGGAACGTTTTATGCGCTTTATGACTCGTTATGCAGAAGCAAACGGGATGAGCTATCAAGATAGCCAAAAATAGTTAGTTTAATTCATCATTTATTCCATGAAAATTGCAATTACAGGCGCAACCGGATTTGTCGGTCAACGATTAGTTAACGCTTTAAAAAATGAGGGTCATGAATTATTAGTTTTTACCCGAAATATTAATCATGCCCAAACAATTTATCCGGCTTCTAGCTTTCCGAATCTGGAAATTGTTGCCTATACACCTACGGAATCAGGAGATTGGCAAGAGAGGATTTCAGGGTGTGATGGGGTGGTTAATTTGGCAGGAGAACCGATTGCTGAAAGGTGGACTCCTGAGCATAAAAAAGCCATTTTAGCAAGTCGTCAATTAGGCACAAGAAAAATTGTAGAAGCGATTGCAAAGGCTGAGGTTAAACCCTCGGTTTTAGTTAATCCCTCAGCCATTGGTTATTATGGCACTAGCGAAACCAAAACCTTTGACGAAAATAGCCTTCCTGGGGATGATTTTTTAGCAGAAGTTTGTCAAGCTTGGGAAACAGAAGCGAAACAACTGACCCAAACGAACGTTCGTTTGGTAATTTTACGGTTTGGGATTGTTTTAGGAGATGGTGGGGCATTAGCTAAGATGATTCCGCCGTTTAAAATGTTTGCGGGTGGCCCTTTAGGAAATGGTCGTCAATGGTTTTCTTGGATTCATATTGATGATTTAGTTCGGTTAATTAAAGAGTCTTTGACTCGTTCAGGAATTAAGGGAACCTTTAATGCAACTGCTCCAAATCCTGTGCGAATGAATCAATTATGTCAAACTTTGGGAGAAGTTATGAATCGACCTTCTTGGTTGCCTGTGCCTGATTTTGCCTTAGAACTTTTATTAGGAGAAGAGTCAATTGTTGTTTTAAAAGGACAGCAAGTTTTACCAAAAGAAACCCAAGCTTTAGGCTTTGAATATCAATACCCAACTCTCAAATCAGCTTTAATGGATATTGTTCCTCAAATGTAATTTACCAGAGTTTTCGTATCAGTTTATTCGGTAAATTTGCAGGCAAATAGGAAAAGGGTTAGATTTTCAATGTCATAACTATATCTCAAAAATGATACTATGAGATGGGATAGTTTACAGTATTATGCAAGATCTCACAATTGACAAACAGTGTATAGAAAAGTGGCAAAATATTGTAAACATTATGGCAGAACTGATCAATGTTCCTGCTGGACTGATTATGAGAATAAACGGTTCAGATATTGAAGTTCTTGTGTCAAGTGAGACAGAATATAACCCTTATCACGTAGGGGATAAGGAACATTTAACCTGTTCTGGATTATACTGTGAAACTGTTATTAAGACAAAAAATAAACTGCTTATTCCTGATGCTAAGCAAGATGAGAAATGGCAAAATAATCCAGATATAAAACTGGGAATGGTATCTTATCTAGGTTATCCGCTAATCCTTCCTGATGGTGGAGTTTTTGGGACAATTTGTGTGCTTGATAGTAAAGAGAATCATTATTCTCAACTTTACGAAAAACTTATACTTCAATTAAAAGAATTAATAGAAACTCATCTTGCTCTCCTATACAAAAATCAGGAATTAGAAAATATAGCCAATAAAGATTGGTTGACACAATTATACAACCGACGATATTTTTTTATTGTTGGTGAAAAGTTCTACCAGAATGCTAAAAGAAGGAATCTCTTTTTGTCAATTTCAATGATCGATATTGATTTTTTTAAGAACATAAATGATAATTATGGTCATGATGGGGGAGATTTTATTTTAAAAGAGTTTTCAAAAATATTAATAAAAAATACCAGGAAAGCTGATATTGTATCTCGTTTTGGAGGAGAAGAATTCTGTATATTACTGACTAATTGCAATTTGGAAAATGCTATATTAGTCTGCGAAAGAATTAGAAAAGAGTTAGAAATAAATAAATTTGAATACCAAACAAATAAAATTTCAGTAACAATTAGTTGCGGTATTTCATCGGTTTTAGAAGGCTCATTAGAAAAAATGGTAAACAAGGCAGATGCTATGGTATATAAAGCTAAAAAGAATGGCAGAAACCAGACTTTATTTTAATCTTTTCAACTCG is part of the Crocosphaera sp. UHCC 0190 genome and harbors:
- a CDS encoding Uma2 family endonuclease — its product is MTTTKLKSKLTFEEFITQLPDEEYRYELIDGEIVRILPTRQHETIAEYITDLFKEEVKRASLNYWVSGRIVIKTITENGKEQGRHPDVSVVNKTLWESYPTSYAALIDPPQLAVEVVSTNWEDDYVDKFAEYQRFGIAEYWIVDYLAVASRYYLGNPKEPTIFVCILDDQGTYKMNAYRGDDEIISPTFSELKVTAKHIFCA
- a CDS encoding amino acid ABC transporter substrate-binding protein, whose protein sequence is MGKKLVLLVLTLLLTTTYQPPSWAGKILEKIQQTGVITAGTRKDAIPFGYVNEKGQWVGYSMDVLEIIRQDVEKKLGKPIKLKLVEVTPQNRFDKIKNREIDIECASSTFTWERDKSVDFTVSYFASGTKILVKKGSDLGTIESLAGRKIGVIPNTTNEQAIKRQQPAAKIIPIKDKNDGLDKLNKGEIEAMAGDGIVLQGLRLENNNPNSLEVVPEFPYVYEAYACMIPEDESAWRGMVNYSLVKFMEGIVSDQPDQVAIYEKWFGEEKGVTPYSREAINDYFQGIVDSYEWIPLIGN
- a CDS encoding SDR family NAD(P)-dependent oxidoreductase, producing MKLLGKTALVTGASRGIGRAIALELAQQGINRLLLVARNGSKLADVAADIEAMGVEVIILPLDITQPVAVSTAIAQAWREYGPIHLLVNCAGVAHQTSFLHANLSQMKDELSVNLMGTYNITRLVARRMAKQKEGTIVNVSSLMGKIAAPTMATYSATKFALLGFSQALRGELAPYNVRVVALLPSLTDTDMVRDLDWFRFMQPVSPKKVAQTLVKGLQKDTPEILVGWESHLAVWCQRFAPWFIEQITRMAAPLSRKPRSPQLRQVELIG
- a CDS encoding SpoIID/LytB domain-containing protein, whose translation is MTKTHQPVRGKHLLITLFSLPLLVGGVFSPPAMAKDIELQVGIIQRFGEAEKEKMSIAATNGDTLTIKFQGPNGQTQTLSSNQLTLNVIKQSLPQSLLKEYIVLSDHATFETAEDSANQWKAKGIKVEVTQPERWQVWAKRDVYETPLLRRWLLQSLKAKGFNQPYLESAILASKSQASFTVAGQQYSSDYVEIIPAKNPIQVSHPKEKTRSYGGILKLQRNAYGTYTLVNDVPLETYLRGVVPHEIGPNAPENAAKAQTIIARTYALRNLRRFKADNYELCANTHCQVYYGLSETSPKADQAIAATKGLVLTYENELVDALYSSTTGGVTASFSDVWNGDERPYLKAVIDSPQKIWDLSQKSLADEQDFRNFIGLQNGFNETGRNVFRWNKQATLASLTKDLQEYLERRKHPLANLKTIKSMEVTQRSPSGRILTMMIETDKGMLDLHKNEVRSAFGPPKSTLFYLDPIYNGQKQLTGYAFVGGGFGHGVGMSQFGSYNLAKLGWNPDKILAFYYPGTKIQPLNNSIVFWNENE
- a CDS encoding NADPH-dependent FMN reductase, with amino-acid sequence MVKFAAINGSLRPNSYSAKAIQVAITRVEALGGEVEFLDLREINLPFCDGGKEYPEYPDVEKLRQTVKAADGLILATPEYHGSVSGVIKNTLDLMSFEELSGKVTGLISVLGGQPNSNALNDLRVIMRWVHGWVIPEQIAIGQAWQAFNEEGKLLDEKLSERFDHFAMSLVENTRKLRS
- the thiD gene encoding bifunctional hydroxymethylpyrimidine kinase/phosphomethylpyrimidine kinase, which encodes MKSHQISSPVALTIAGSDSGGGAGIQADLRTFAFHQVHGTSAIACVTAQNTLGVTQVLVLSVEMVKAQIEAVMVDIGAQGVKTGMLFNSEIIKTVAQAVSNWSIQQLVVDPVMVSRTGAKLLDDQAIAALKDELIPKALIVTPNRYEAQILSGLTINTLDDMKKAAEIIYQLGAKFVLVKGGGMTEELKGVDVLFDGKTWEILSTETIETKNNHGTGCTLSAAIAANLALGKEPYLAVVDAKTYVTTALKYSLDIGKGTGPVGHFFPLL